One region of Thalassophryne amazonica chromosome 16, fThaAma1.1, whole genome shotgun sequence genomic DNA includes:
- the mapk3 gene encoding mitogen-activated protein kinase 3 produces MADSSSTAAVGAANSDCVAPAGVAGTVAHDGAPGAAGPKPGSESVKGQIFDVGPRYTNLSYIGEGAYGMVCSALDNLMDRRVAIKKISPFEHQTYCQRTLREIKILLRFHHENIIGINDILRAQHIDNMRDVYIVQTLMETDLYKLLKTQKLSNDHVCYFLYQILRGLKYIHSANVLHRDLKPSNLLINTTCDLKICDFGLARIADPDHDHTGFLTEYVATRWYRAPEIMLNSKGYSKSIDIWSVGCILAEMLSNRPLFPGKHYLDQLNHILGILGSPSQEDLNCIINMKARNYLQNLPFKNRVPFSKIYPKADSNALDLLCCMLTFNPIKRISVEEALAHPYLEQYYDPTDEPVAEEPFTFSMELDDLPKEKLKELIFEETARFQENYQTSS; encoded by the exons ATGGCGGATTCGAGCAGCACTGCAGCGGTTGGGGCCGCGAACTCGGACTGCGTTGCTCCTGCCGGGGTGGCTGGCACTGTTGCGCATGATGGAGCTCCCGGAGCTGCGGGACCCAAACCCGGGTCCGAGTCCGTCAAGGGCCAAATATTTGATGTGGGCCCCCGCTACACCAACCTGTCGTACATCGGGGAGGGAGCGTACGGAATGGTTTG CTCTGCTCTTGACAACTTAATGGACCGGCGTGTAGCCATCAAGAAAATCAGTCCATTTGAGCACCAGACGTACTGCCAGCGCACGCTGAGAGAAATCAAGATCCTGCTGCGCTTTCACCATGAGAATATCATCGGCATCAACGACATTCTCAGGGCACAACACATAGACAACATGAGGGATGT CTACATAGTGCAGACTCTGATGGAGACAGATCTGTACAAGCTGCTGAAGACTCAGAAGCTGAGCAACGACCACGTCTGCTATTTTCTCTACCAGATCCTCCGAGGCCTAAAGTACATTCACTCGGCCAACGTGTTGCACCGTGACCTCAAGCCCTCCAACCTGCTCATCAACACCACCTGCGACCTCAAG atctgtgaCTTTGGCTTGGCACGGATAGCCGACCCAGATCATGACCACACAGGATTCTTGACAGAGTACGTGGCTACACGTTGGTACAGGGCCCCAGAAATCATGCTAAACTCAAAG GGCTACTCCAAGTCCATTGATATCTGGTCAGTGGGCTGCATCCTGGCTGAGATGCTGTCCAACAGGCCTCTTTTTCCTGGGAAACACTACTTGGACCAGCTCAACCACATACTGG GCATCCTTGGCTCTCCATCTCAAGAAGATCTGAACTGCATTATCAACATGAAGGCGAGAAACTACTTGCAGAACCTGCCTTTTAAAAATAGGGTCCCTTTCAGCAAAATCTACCCAAAGGCTGACTCAAACG CTCTGGACCTGCTATGCTGCATGTTGACCTTTAACCCCATCAAGCGCATTAGCGTTGAGGAGGCCTTGGCTCACCCTTACCTGGAGCAGTACTATGATCCCACAGATGAG CCTGTAGCAGAGGAGCCCTTCACTTTCTCCATGGAACTGGATGATCTTCCCAAGGAGAAGCTGAAGGAGCTGATTTTTGAGGAAACCGCTCGTTTCCAGGAAAACTACCAGACATCTTCCTGA